The following proteins come from a genomic window of Archocentrus centrarchus isolate MPI-CPG fArcCen1 chromosome 3, fArcCen1, whole genome shotgun sequence:
- the LOC115778370 gene encoding cyclin-dependent kinase inhibitor 1B-like, with protein sequence MNPIRRRESVCRSLFGPVDHGQLHRDFKLKLKEITEQDSRRWNFNFECETPLPGRFQWEEVSVDCTAAFYQEPAQLKDAVAGSSGDRPSDHEDGAGADQENRSGVTSKRKYPAAVTLQRRKKTFSKSAVKIRDNARITDYFPKRRKTTETRSVPNHLHVGSNEAAQCKTLR encoded by the exons ATGAATCCCATCAGGCGCAGAGAGTCTGTTTGCAGGAGCTTGTTTGGCCCGGTGGACCACGGCCAGCTGCACCGGGACTTCAAGCTGAAGCTTAAGGAGATCACTGAGCAGGACAGCCGGCGCTGGAACTTTAACTTTGAGTGTGAAACCCCGCTGCCTGGCAGGTTTCAGTGGGAGGAAGTATCCGTGGACTGCACTGCGGCTTTCTATCAGGAGCCCGCACAGCTGAAGGATGCCGTCGCCGGTTCAAGCGGCGACAGGCCGAGCGACCACGAAGACGGCGCAGGCGCCGACCAGGAGAACCGCTCCGGCGTTACCAGCAAACGCAAGTATCCAGCCGCAGTGACGCTCCAACGGAGGAAGAAGACGTTCTCCAAATCTGCGGTGAAAATCAGAGACAACGCACGAATTACAG ATTATTTCCCAAAGAGAAGGAAGACAACAGAAACCAGGAGCGTCCCGAATCATCTCCACGTCGGTTCTAATGAAGCAGCTCAGTGCAAGACATTAAGATGA